Proteins found in one Nocardia brasiliensis ATCC 700358 genomic segment:
- a CDS encoding molybdopterin guanine dinucleotide-containing S/N-oxide reductase gives MTTHLTHWGAFEADSDGERLTAVRPWREDPEPMSLIDNVASAQHHPTRIDQPYVRQGWLEHGPGAPGRGAEPFVPVSWETALELLSGELGRVYREHGAESVYGGSYGWASAGRFHHAQSQVHRFLNCLGGYVYHVNSYSLGVSQVLLPYVIGDLGWVMQQATSKSVLAEHSELVVAFGGLSPKNAAVSPGGVSRHNTKGWIGAARTRGCRFVSVSPLRDDIPAEAQPEWIAARPGSDAALMLALAQVLDADGSADREFLDKYTVGYDRFIGYVRGDTDGIVKAPEWAAPITGVAAERIRSLAREMATARTLVTVSWSLQRAQYGEQPLWLGVVLAAMLGQIGLPGGGFGHGYGSAASLGEPARAFSPPRLPQGLNPVTTFIPVARIADMLLEPGRPFDYNGQRLVYPDIRLVYWCGGNPFHHHQDLARLREAFTRPETVVVHDPFWSATARHADIVLPSTMSIERDDYGAGENDRVFFAMKALTRPHGQARDDYAVFADLAERLGVGKEFGEGRTVEEWLRHLYEEWRLRFAEHALPDFDTFWASGQLELPIPDPDQVLGAQFRADPERFPLGTPTGKIEICSETIAGFGYADCPGHPVWLEPEEWLGAPDAAEFPLQLVANQPRSKLHSQLDVGEFSQSTKVAGREPVRLHPDDAAARGLRSGDVVRLVSRRGSCLAGLVVDDAVRPGVAQLSTGAWYDPDPADSTFCRHGNPNALTPDRPSSALSQGCTGQLSLVQVERYEGALPPLSVTQAPAIVR, from the coding sequence ATGACCACGCATCTGACGCACTGGGGAGCCTTCGAGGCGGACAGCGACGGTGAGCGGCTGACGGCGGTGCGGCCGTGGCGCGAGGATCCGGAGCCGATGTCGTTGATCGACAATGTGGCTTCCGCACAGCATCATCCGACGCGGATCGATCAACCGTATGTGCGGCAGGGGTGGCTCGAGCACGGGCCGGGCGCGCCGGGGCGGGGCGCGGAGCCGTTCGTGCCGGTGTCCTGGGAGACCGCGCTCGAGCTGTTGTCCGGCGAATTGGGCCGGGTGTATCGCGAGCACGGGGCGGAGTCGGTGTACGGCGGGTCCTACGGGTGGGCGAGCGCGGGACGGTTCCATCATGCGCAGAGTCAGGTGCACCGGTTCCTCAACTGCCTCGGCGGGTACGTATATCACGTCAACAGCTACAGCCTGGGTGTTTCGCAGGTGCTGCTGCCGTATGTGATCGGCGATCTCGGCTGGGTGATGCAGCAGGCGACCTCGAAATCGGTGCTGGCCGAACACTCGGAGCTGGTGGTGGCGTTCGGTGGGCTGTCGCCGAAGAACGCGGCGGTCTCGCCGGGCGGGGTGTCTCGGCACAATACGAAGGGGTGGATCGGGGCCGCGCGGACGCGCGGCTGCCGGTTCGTGTCGGTGTCGCCGTTGCGTGACGATATTCCGGCCGAGGCGCAGCCGGAGTGGATCGCGGCCCGGCCCGGTAGTGACGCGGCGCTGATGTTGGCGCTGGCGCAGGTGCTGGACGCGGACGGGTCGGCGGATCGAGAGTTCCTGGACAAGTACACCGTCGGCTACGACCGCTTCATCGGCTATGTGCGCGGGGACACGGACGGGATCGTCAAAGCGCCGGAATGGGCCGCGCCGATCACGGGGGTGGCGGCCGAGCGGATCCGGTCGCTGGCGCGGGAGATGGCGACGGCGCGGACCCTGGTGACGGTCAGCTGGTCGCTGCAACGAGCACAATACGGGGAACAGCCGCTGTGGTTGGGCGTGGTGCTGGCCGCGATGCTGGGCCAAATCGGTTTGCCCGGTGGTGGTTTCGGGCACGGGTATGGTTCGGCGGCGAGTCTGGGGGAGCCGGCGCGGGCGTTCTCGCCGCCGCGGTTGCCGCAGGGACTGAACCCGGTGACGACGTTCATCCCGGTGGCCAGGATCGCCGACATGCTGCTCGAGCCCGGTCGGCCGTTCGATTACAACGGTCAGCGTCTGGTCTATCCCGATATCCGGCTGGTGTACTGGTGCGGCGGGAATCCCTTTCACCACCACCAGGATCTGGCTCGTTTGCGTGAGGCGTTCACCCGGCCGGAGACGGTGGTGGTGCACGATCCGTTCTGGTCGGCGACCGCCCGGCACGCGGATATCGTGTTGCCCTCGACGATGTCGATCGAGCGCGACGATTACGGTGCGGGCGAGAACGACCGGGTGTTCTTCGCGATGAAGGCGCTCACCCGGCCGCACGGTCAGGCGCGCGACGACTACGCCGTTTTCGCCGACCTGGCCGAGCGGCTCGGGGTCGGCAAGGAGTTCGGTGAGGGGCGCACGGTCGAGGAGTGGTTGCGGCACCTGTATGAGGAGTGGCGGCTGCGGTTCGCCGAGCACGCGCTGCCCGATTTCGACACCTTCTGGGCGAGTGGGCAATTGGAGTTGCCGATTCCGGACCCGGACCAGGTGCTCGGGGCGCAGTTCCGGGCCGATCCGGAGCGGTTTCCGCTGGGCACGCCCACCGGCAAGATCGAGATCTGCTCCGAGACCATCGCCGGTTTCGGGTATGCCGATTGCCCTGGGCATCCGGTGTGGCTCGAACCCGAGGAATGGTTGGGGGCTCCGGACGCCGCGGAATTCCCGTTGCAGTTGGTCGCGAATCAGCCGCGGTCGAAGCTGCACAGTCAACTCGATGTCGGCGAGTTCAGTCAGTCCACGAAAGTCGCTGGGCGCGAACCGGTTCGGTTGCACCCGGACGACGCCGCCGCGCGCGGCCTGCGTTCCGGTGACGTGGTCCGCCTCGTCAGTCGCCGTGGCAGCTGCCTGGCCGGGCTCGTCGTCGACGACGCGGTCCGGCCCGGTGTCGCGCAGCTGTCGACCGGTGCCTGGTACGACCCCGATCCCGCCGATTCGACCTTCTGCCGGCACGGCAATCCGAACGCCTTGACGCCGGACCGGCCCTCCTCGGCCCTGTCCCAAGGTTGCACCGGTCAGTTGTCTCTGGTGCAGGTCGAACGTTACGAAGGTGCGCTCCCGCCGCTGAGTGTCACGCAGGCGCCTGCCATCGTTCGGTAA
- a CDS encoding CGNR zinc finger domain-containing protein translates to MSARFPEFRLGNMLATSFTGTLTERRGEPVERIPTPRRLVDWLVVNGLPVESCTPSEHELARELREAIHAAATAAALHEALPAPALRIINERSTQGRATAVLTPEGTRQWRLSSPTSVTDALGVIAADAISIIAGARDGKLALCASPTCRAAFFDTSRSRTRRWCEMNTCGNREKKARFNANERKSPQRQHNSE, encoded by the coding sequence ATGAGCGCTCGGTTCCCGGAATTCCGTCTCGGTAACATGCTGGCAACCAGCTTCACGGGGACGCTGACGGAACGCCGTGGCGAACCCGTGGAACGCATTCCCACGCCGCGCAGACTCGTCGACTGGCTGGTGGTGAACGGTCTCCCCGTGGAGTCCTGCACCCCCAGCGAACACGAACTCGCCCGCGAACTACGCGAAGCGATTCACGCCGCCGCGACCGCGGCCGCACTGCACGAGGCGCTCCCGGCGCCCGCCCTCCGAATCATCAACGAGCGCAGCACACAGGGCCGGGCCACCGCCGTCCTGACACCCGAGGGCACTCGGCAGTGGCGACTCAGCTCGCCCACGAGCGTCACCGACGCCCTGGGCGTGATCGCCGCCGACGCGATCAGCATCATCGCCGGTGCCCGCGACGGAAAGCTGGCCCTGTGCGCATCACCGACCTGCCGCGCCGCGTTCTTCGACACCAGCCGCAGCCGCACCCGCAGATGGTGCGAGATGAACACGTGCGGGAACCGCGAGAAGAAGGCGCGCTTCAACGCCAACGAGCGCAAATCGCCGCAGCGGCAACACAACAGCGAATAG
- a CDS encoding epoxide hydrolase family protein, whose protein sequence is MNRRSSDVHAFEAPTTEAELDELRARLAAARLPEPETVHRAAPGPDRWDQGVPLADLSEIVDYWRTDYDWQAFATRLDRIGQFRTTIDDLGIHFLHRRSAREDATPLIMTHGWPGSIAEFVDVIDELADPTDPGAPAFHVVAPSLPGFGYSDKPADTGWGIEKIAAAWVQLMDRLGYPEFVAHGGDWGGVITTVLAGRFPGHVLGIHTTLAQAPPGATADGLTATERAWTEETRDFWRHRAAYAKQQATRPQTIGYSLVDSPVGLLAWILDKFAEWTDTHDSPFETMSRDRILDDVTLYWLTRTGASAARIYYESHHSLDPELRVDVPAAITIYPRDIEKCPRPWAQQRYRQIVRWRIPDSGGHFPSLEVPDFFVKDLQQGLAAVLAASR, encoded by the coding sequence ATGAACCGTCGAAGCAGCGACGTGCACGCGTTCGAAGCACCCACCACCGAGGCCGAGCTAGACGAGCTGCGCGCACGCCTCGCGGCGGCGCGGCTGCCGGAACCCGAAACCGTCCATCGCGCCGCGCCCGGCCCGGACCGCTGGGACCAGGGCGTGCCCCTCGCCGACCTCTCCGAGATCGTGGACTACTGGCGCACCGACTACGACTGGCAGGCGTTCGCAACGCGCCTCGATAGGATCGGCCAGTTCCGCACGACCATCGACGATCTGGGCATCCACTTCCTGCACCGGCGCTCGGCGCGCGAGGATGCCACGCCCTTGATCATGACCCACGGCTGGCCGGGCAGCATCGCCGAATTCGTCGATGTGATAGACGAACTCGCGGATCCCACCGATCCCGGCGCGCCGGCCTTCCACGTCGTGGCCCCCTCGCTGCCCGGCTTCGGGTACAGCGACAAGCCCGCCGACACCGGGTGGGGCATCGAAAAGATCGCGGCCGCCTGGGTGCAACTGATGGACCGGCTCGGCTACCCCGAATTCGTGGCGCACGGCGGCGATTGGGGCGGCGTGATCACCACCGTCCTCGCCGGGCGGTTCCCCGGACACGTCCTCGGCATCCACACCACCCTCGCACAGGCGCCGCCCGGGGCGACCGCCGACGGGCTGACGGCGACCGAGCGTGCATGGACCGAGGAGACCCGCGATTTCTGGCGTCATCGCGCGGCATACGCGAAACAGCAGGCGACCCGGCCGCAAACCATCGGCTACTCACTCGTCGACTCACCCGTGGGCCTGCTCGCCTGGATCCTCGACAAATTCGCCGAATGGACCGACACCCACGACAGCCCGTTCGAAACGATGTCCAGAGACCGGATTCTGGACGACGTCACCCTGTACTGGCTGACCAGGACCGGTGCGTCGGCGGCCCGCATCTACTACGAAAGCCACCACTCGCTCGACCCCGAACTCCGCGTCGACGTGCCCGCGGCCATCACCATCTATCCCCGCGACATCGAAAAGTGCCCCCGCCCATGGGCCCAGCAGCGGTACCGCCAGATCGTCCGCTGGCGGATCCCCGACTCCGGCGGCCACTTCCCCTCCCTGGAAGTCCCCGACTTCTTCGTCAAGGACCTGCAACAGGGCCTCGCCGCAGTCCTGGCCGCCAGCCGCTGA